The proteins below are encoded in one region of Metabacillus dongyingensis:
- a CDS encoding isochorismatase family protein — translation MKQALIIIDMQEIFFNYPQNYLFNNEQLVININEQIKQAHEKNIQVIFIQHTSQNEKDELFEGKNDWKLHKNLLVSSTDKIIKKSKWDSFYQTELLDYLRTNEIEQLIFAGAQTEFCLDTTIRAAFSLGYQKNLLLKETHSTLNGVILNASDIINHHESIWNNRFLTVIDGETKL, via the coding sequence ATGAAACAGGCTCTAATAATCATTGATATGCAAGAAATTTTCTTTAATTATCCCCAAAACTATTTATTTAATAATGAGCAATTAGTTATTAATATAAATGAGCAAATTAAGCAAGCTCATGAAAAAAATATACAAGTTATCTTCATTCAACATACTAGCCAAAACGAAAAAGACGAACTTTTTGAAGGGAAAAATGACTGGAAACTTCATAAAAATTTATTAGTATCCTCTACCGATAAAATTATCAAAAAATCAAAATGGGATTCGTTCTATCAAACTGAACTCTTAGATTATTTAAGAACCAATGAAATAGAACAACTCATTTTTGCAGGAGCACAGACTGAGTTTTGTCTCGACACAACTATTAGAGCTGCCTTTAGTTTAGGGTATCAAAAAAATCTACTTTTGAAAGAGACACATAGTACATTAAATGGTGTAATTTTAAATGCAAGTGATATTATTAATCATCATGAGTCTATTTGGAATAATAGATTCCTAACTGTTATTGATGGTGAAACAAAATTATAG